The following nucleotide sequence is from Futiania mangrovi.
GCGCAAAGAAGGAGATCGAGACGAAGAGAAGTTGCGTCAGCGCAGCCGGCGCCGCCATGTCCATCAGCCGCGCGCTGCCGCGATGGGCGCCGTAAAGCGGAACGACCGCCTGGACGAGCGCGACCGCGAGCGCGAGAACGAGCGCGAAATGCCCAAGCTCGGGGATCATTGGGCGCCCTCCTGCCAGTGGCCCTGCTTCTTCAGTGCGTCCGCAACCTCGGGCGGCATGTAGGTCTCGTCATGCTTGGCAAGCACGGTCGCGGCGAGGAACGAGCCGTCCGGGCCGAACGCCCCTTCCGCGACGATGCCCTGCCCCTCGCGGAACAGGTCGGGCAAGATGCCGTCGTAGCGCACGGTCATGGTGTTCGCGGTGTCGGTGATGTCGAAGGCAACCTGCCGCCCCTGCCCCCGGATGACCGAGCCGTCGACGACGAGTCCGCCGACCCGGATACGCTGGCCGGGCTCGACCCCCTTCGCCGCAACCTCCGTCGGGCTGAAGAAGAAAACGACCTGGTCCTGAAGCGCGGTGAGGACAAGCCCGACAGCCACCGCGAACACGGCCAACCCGCCCGCGATCAGGCCGATCCTCAGCTTCTTGCGACGCGTCATCATCTTGCCGTGACCACCTTGCAGAGGGCCTTGTCCCTGAACGCAATTCTATTTAGCGAGCCGAGGCTCCCGGCGAAAGGGCGCGAGGATGCCTGCGGCGATCAGTCCGGAGGATTCCCGCGCCTCCGCGGCCCGAACTGCCACGAAACGGTGTAAAGAAAAAGGGGCGCCGAAGCACCCCTTCTCCCGTGATCTGCGTCAAGCGCCCTGCGTTCAGGCCGGGTTGACGCCAAGCATGCGCAGCGTCTCGATCGTCAGCTCGCCCGAGCCGAGGCCCTTGTCCTTCTGGAACCGCTCCAGCGCGTCGTAGGTGCCGCGGCCCAGAACGCCATCGATCTTGCCCGGATCGTAGCCGGCATTCTTCAGCGACGTCTGCAGACGGGTCACCCAGTCCTCGGTCATGTTGACCTCGCAGAGGATTTCCCGCCACTCGATCGAGCCGTCGGACATCTTCACGCGCTTGGTCACGGTCTCGTACTCGGCCGGAACCTCGGTCACGACCTGGCGGGCAGGCTCGACGACCTTCTTGACCTTGATGGTCTCGTACTTCGCCGGAATCTCGACCTTCACGGTCTTCGGCGGCTCGACCATGATGCGCTTGCGCACCTTCTCGGTCACCGCAGGGACGACCTCCTCGACGACCTGCGCCGGGGTCTTCATCACCCGCTTGCTGACGGTCTTGTACTCGGCCGGAACCTCGACAAGGCACATCGTCTCGCCGGTGCCGCGCTCGACCT
It contains:
- the ccmE gene encoding cytochrome c maturation protein CcmE; this encodes MTRRKKLRIGLIAGGLAVFAVAVGLVLTALQDQVVFFFSPTEVAAKGVEPGQRIRVGGLVVDGSVIRGQGRQVAFDITDTANTMTVRYDGILPDLFREGQGIVAEGAFGPDGSFLAATVLAKHDETYMPPEVADALKKQGHWQEGAQ
- a CDS encoding peptidoglycan-binding domain-containing protein translates to MRIVLAGAAALALAAPAMAQTASTDTTGLNLPPNAKPGQCFARVFIPPQYAEQEERVLIKPASQEVETIPAKYEEVEQEVLVEEASFKFELVEAQYDFVDEIVVVQEESTKLVPVPAEFEEVEEQVLVRAAYTTWQNNCGPIQKVERGTGETMCLVEVPAEYKTVSKRVMKTPAQVVEEVVPAVTEKVRKRIMVEPPKTVKVEIPAKYETIKVKKVVEPARQVVTEVPAEYETVTKRVKMSDGSIEWREILCEVNMTEDWVTRLQTSLKNAGYDPGKIDGVLGRGTYDALERFQKDKGLGSGELTIETLRMLGVNPA